The genomic interval AGGGGATGATACAGGGAAGGAGCGATTTTGTTTATAGGATGAATTATTCGTACACGGAAACTCGGTTGGAAGGTGAGAATACAATGGGGATTGACCTTCCTGTAATTTACGTTTCTAAGGAATATTATGACAAAAATAAATCAGGAACATTTGATACTTTAGATACTGAAAAATTTAATATAGCAATAAGTGAAGCTAAAGCCCTTTCTGAAAAGTTAGGATTTTCCGCATCCGGTCTAAAAGTAAATTCTAATTCTATTTCTCCTATTAATGTAGAAATAGAATTAGTTGCATTTGGGGAGAAACAAGAAAGGGAACTAATATTAGAGGAGTTTGTCAAACATTCGCGCTTAGGAAAGAATGCGATATTGGTTCTTAATGATCGCGGAAAATATATCTGTGGAGAGGACCCCGAAAAAATGTCCAAGTCCAAATACAACGTCATCAACCCCGACGATGTAATCGAGAAACACGGTGCTGACTGCTTCCGAATGTTTGAGATGTTCTTAGGGCCTATTGAACAATCCAAGCCTTGGGACGACAAGGGTATTAGTGGAGTATCTAACTTCCTCAAAAAGTTTTGGAGATTATATGAACCCCTAATCGAAGGTGCTGGCTCCCCCTCTCCTTCAGAGAAGGGACCGGAGGCTGAGGTTGCTGAACTAAAAGTTCTCCACAAAACCCTCAAAAAGATTGCTGACGATATCGAACGATTGAACTTCAACACCTGCATCTCCGCATTTATGATTGCCGCCAATGAATTGTCTGCCATGAATTGCCACAAGCGAGATATTCTCGAACTTTTATTGATCGCGCTTGCCCCATTTGCCCCATTCACTACTGAAGAACTATGGGAAAGATTGGGACACAAAGAAAGTATCCATCTCGCCTCTTATCCGAAGATTGAAGAAAAATATCTGGTAGAAGACAGCCACACCTACGGTGTTTCGGTGAACGGAAAGGTACGTGCTGAAATCAGCCTCTCCTTAGATATTACACCTCAAGAAGCAGAACATCAGGTGTTAGCCTTAGATGCAATCAAGAAATGGACGAACGGCAATCCTCCTAAGAAATTCATCTTCGTCAAGGGCAGGATTATCAACGTGGTTGTTTAAATCAAGCCCTTTAACGGAATTCCATTTAGACGATTATCGGGCTATACTACCGCCATTACTTCTGCGGTCATGACGCAAAGCCCGGTGGCCATGACGACGCTCTCCTTTGTAGCTTCGCAATTTGCGATGATCTCTAGCTTCTCCCTGCCCATGTCCGTTACGATGGTTATGGCGGATATCTTTTTGGTCGTGGCGAACCTGACCACGGTCATGGCGCATTTCCCGATGCTGTGCAGGAAGATCGTGCGGACGAGGCTGAGCCATTAAAGTACCTATGCTCAATAGTAGAAACGCAATGCTGAAAACGATTTGCTTTTTCATGGTTATTAATTTTGAAGGTAGGACAGAGGATGAAATGCAAAGTTTAATGTAAAGGACGTTCTTATACTCCTTTAACAATCTCTTCCACCACAGAGGGATCGAGCAGAGTCGTAGTATCTCCAAAATCAGTAGTGTTTCCTTCGGCAATCTTTCGGAGAATCCGGCGCATGATTTTACCGCTGCGGGTTTTGGGCAGGCCTTTCACTATTTGTATTTTGTCGGGCCGTGCAAAAGGGCCGATTATCTTGCTGACGTGATTTCTAATCTCCATTTGAAAGGACTCAAAATCTTTAACCCGTACATCACGATTACAAATTACGAAGGCATAAATGCCCTGCCCCTTGATGTCATGCGGATAGCCCACTACAGCACTTTCCACTACCAGACCATGTTCATCAATGGCATCTTCTACCTCGCCGGTACCGATACGATGGCCGGAAACATTAATTACATCATCCACCCGGCCGGTGATTCGATAATATCCATCGTCGTCTCTTCGACAACCATCACCGGTAAAGTAATAACCTTTGTAAGTGCTGAAATATGTTTGCCGAAAGCGCTCGTGGTCGCCAAAAACAGTTCGTGCCATTCCGGGCCAAGGGAACTTGATACAGAGGTTACCTT from Bacteroidota bacterium carries:
- a CDS encoding DUF559 domain-containing protein; the protein is MDRYIPDFVCLQKGLIVEIDGGIHLKQQEDDKLRTEDLETLGYTVIRFENKEVIGDVDSVIKKVQSTLNSLPERQHDEDEAAAKVPPSEGFREVIEIPIPLDENQLPLILPDVTSFKPTGDGRAPLANNADWVKNHYETDIMPGYAGSSWYFLRYMDPKNDQEFASKENIDYWQNVDVYFGGAEHAVGHLLYARMWHKFLYDLGYVKTDEPFKKLVNQGMIQGRSDFVYRMNYSYTETRLEGENTMGIDLPVIYVSKEYYDKNKSGTFDTLDTEKFNIAISEAKALSEKLGFSASGLKVNSNSISPINVEIELVAFGEKQERELILEEFVKHSRLGKNAILVLNDRGKYICGEDPEKMSKSKYNVINPDDVIEKHGADCFRMFEMFLGPIEQSKPWDDKGISGVSNFLKKFWRLYEPLIEGAGSPSPSEKGPEAEVAELKVLHKTLKKIADDIERLNFNTCISAFMIAANELSAMNCHKRDILELLLIALAPFAPFTTEELWERLGHKESIHLASYPKIEEKYLVEDSHTYGVSVNGKVRAEISLSLDITPQEAEHQVLALDAIKKWTNGNPPKKFIFVKGRIINVVV